Proteins found in one Cheilinus undulatus linkage group 9, ASM1832078v1, whole genome shotgun sequence genomic segment:
- the cerk gene encoding ceramide kinase isoform X2 encodes MERPSRLLLLSELRVRNAAYDVSLSRSLLTWKRRVSSPVYHPFRPSVCCSVPVSEIISVREVEEETSSRQREDDGSWKKIKEREGKDCRQAFTVRYVERSRQHRWRCAEITFTCPEEGLCQRWVSSIRDQIATITIRPKHLLVYINPYSGKRRGKQIYEQKVAPLFAQAGVSTDVIVTAYANNARDHLRTEAELKKYDGVVCVGGDGMFSEIIHGLIWRTQIDGGIDPNCPDEALSSCSLRIGIIPAGSTDCICFATVGTNDPVTSALHIIVGDSQPMDVCSVHHNNSFLRYSVSLLGYGFYGDVLTDSERKRWMGPARYDLSGLKMFLTHHYYEGTVSYLPARGIMGTPRDAARCRSGCVVCQHNGQLLSERAEKYELDEASESESDGEWRTIRGKFLAINAASMSCACPRSPKGLSPAAHLADGTTDLILVRKCSRFDFLRHLLRHTSKDDQFDLTFVEVHRVRRFRFTPRHCQSDSDLELDLREHGKRQIFSQICRDHPACGCTPAYSSWNCDGEILTHTAIDVRVHCQLIKLFARGIEEPPVFEDLTNPCAI; translated from the exons GTGTGTGTTGCAGCGTGCCAGTATCAGAGATCATCTCTGTCCgagaggtagaggaggagacgagcagcagacagagagaagacGATGGCAGCTGGAAGAAaatcaaagagagagagggaaaggactgcaggcaggccttCACAG TGAGGTATGTGGAGAGGAGTCGGCAGCACCGCTGGCGGTGTGCTGAGATCACGTTCACCTGTCCAGAGGAGGGGCTTTGTCAACGCTGGGTCAGCAGCATCAGAGATCAGATTGCCACTATCA CCATCAGACCCAAACACCTGCTGGTCTACATCAACCCGTACAGCGGGAAGCGACGGGGCAAACAAATCTACGAGCAGAAGGTGGCGCCACTGTTTGCCCAGGCAGGCGTCTCCACAGATGTCATCG TGACGGCATACGCTAACAATGCAAGGGATCACCTGAGGACGGAGGCGGAGCTGAAGAAGTATGATGG GGTGGTTTGTGTCGGAGGAGACGGCATGTTCAGTGAGATCATCCACGGTCTGATCTGGAGAACTCAGATAGACGGCGGCATTGACCCAAACTGTCCAGATGAAGCTCTGTCCTCTTGCTCGCTTCGCATCGGAATCATTCCTGCAG gtTCGACAGACTGTATCTGCTTCGCCACTGTTGGCACCAACGACCCCGTGACGTCTGCACTACACATCATCGTTG gggACTCTCAGCCCATGGATGTGTGCTCCGTTCACCACAACAACAGCTTCCTGCGGtactctgtctctctgctgggATATGGTTTCTATGGCGACGTGCTAACTGACAGCGAGAGGAAGAGATGGATGGGACCGGCCCGATACGACCTCTCAG GTCTGAAGATGTTTCTGACTCATCATTACTATGAGGGAACTGTGTCCTACCTGCCTGCTAGAGGCATCATGGGAACCCCGCGGGACGCTGCAAGATGTCGATCTGG CTGTGTGGTTTGTCAACACAACGGGCAGCTACTGTCAGAGAGAGCCGAGAAGTACGAGTTGGACGAAGCTTCAGAAAGCG AGAGCGATGGCGAGTGGAGGACTATTCGAGGGAAGTTCTTGGCGATAAATGCTGCCAGTATGAGCTGTGCTTGTCCTCGCAGCCCTAAAGGCCTCTCACCTGCTGCTCACCTGGCTGATGGCACCACCGACCTCATCCTGGTGCGCAAATGTTCCCGCTTTGACTTCCTCAGACACCTCCTGAGACACACCAGCAAAGACGACCAG TTTGACCTGACTTTCGTTGAGGTCCACCGGGTGCGTCGTTTCCGCTTCACACCGCGACACTGCCAGAGCGACTCGGACCTGGAACTTGATCTTCGAGAGCATGGCAAGCGCCAGATCTTCAGTCAGATATGTAGAGATCACCCGGCGTGTGGGTGCACCCCCGCCTACAGCAGCTGGAACTGCGATGGCGAGATTCTCACCCACACAGCCATAGATGTCAG AGTGCACTGCCAGTTGATCAAGCTGTTTGCACGAGGGATCGAAGAACCGCCGGTGTTCGAGGATCTCACAAACCCCTGTGCAATATAA